The nucleotide window TCCCTGACCAGTTGCTTGTGCGTGATGGCGTTGTCGACGGCGATTGACGCCTCGGCGGCCACCGCGTTGAGCAGGTCGAGATCGTCTTCGCGCAGGATCTTCATCGGCTCGGTACAGTCAACGTAGATGACGCCGAGCGCCCCGGTCCTGCCGAGCAACGGCGCGCACATGACCGAGCGAATGTTGTGCATGATGATCGACTGCGCCGCCACCAGCCGCTGGTCGAGCGTGGTATCGAGCGAAAGCAGCGAAATGCGCTCCTGCAAGACGCGGTCAACCACGGTGCGGCTGATGCTGATCTCGCCGGCGGTGGCGCGCGCCGGGTTGCGGAACTCGGTGGCGATGCGGTCCAGCCCGCCGCTGTCGGCGTCGCGCAGCAGCACCAGGAAGCGGTCTGCCGGTGTCAGGCGGAAGACCATCTCGCTCACCTTCTTGAAGATCGCGTCGAGCGCGAAGTCGCCGCTGAGCATCTGGTTCAGCTCGTAGAGGCGCGACAAGGTTTCGGCCTTCTTGCGCAGCGTCTCGATATACGTGTAAAGCGATTGCCCGCTCGGATCAGCAGCGCCCAGGGCCGTGCGGTCAAGTTTCGGCACGCTGCCGGCCAGCTCATCCGGCTTGCGCATAAAGACCGTGCCGCCGATGGCCTGGTTCTCGTAATTGATCGAGGTCGTGTCGCCGCCAAGCTTGAACTCGAAGTTGTACTTGCTGATGGTGAACTTGTCACCGTTTGAAAGGGGCTTTTCCTTGACGCGCTGGTCGTTGATCCAGGTGCCGTTGGCGCTTTCGAGGTCAACCAGCGTATAGCCGTTCGCCGTGCGCTTGATGAGGGCATGGGCGCGCGACACCTGGCCATCGTCCAGCACGAGGTCGCTGCGGTCGCCGGCCCGCCCGATGCGGATTTCGGCGCGCGTCAGTTGAAAGTCAAACGATTGATTGGTTCGGGTGTCCGTGACGATCAGTTTTGAGGCCATACTTCTTCTACGATAATAAGAGTGGTTTCGCTTACCATTCGTACACGCGGTCAATTTCGCCGACGCCGACCTTTAGCATTTGCAACTCGCCGAGCTGACGAATCACCTCTTGCCGGTTGGTCGGTTTGATATGGACGGCAAAAACTTCGACGTCGCGGCCGAGCTTGCCCAGCTCAGAAGCCAGCAACTCGGGCGTCAGGTGCTTGGACGCCTCGGCCAGCCAGCCCAGCTCATTCGGGAACGACACATCAACAAAGACGGCGCGCAGGTGCGAGCGCTCTTTCGCCGCCGCCCATAGCTCATCCGTGCAGTAGGTGTCGGAGGTGAACAGCACCGCCGCGTCGTCATCTTCGACAATCAGCCCGGCGTTGGGGACGACATGATTGACCGGGATCGGCGTCACGCGCAGGCCGGCGATCTCGACGGTTTCGTGCGGCACCAGGACGCGAAACTCAATCGTCGGCTGATCGCTCGCGGGCAGCAGGATATTGCGAAAGTCCGGCCATATCTGGTCATTGAAGACATGCTCTTTGAGCGCCTCGACGACCGGCTCCAGCCCATAAATGACCACCGGCCCTTCGAGCACGGTGTAGGCTTCGGCGACATAGATGGGCAGCGAGGCGGTATGATCGCTGTGCGCGTGCGTGATGATCACACAGTGCACCTGGCCCATCTCTTCGGGCTTGAGCGCAAAGCCGAGGCTGCCCGCATCAACCGCCAGGCAGTCATTGATGAGGAACGAGGTCAACGCTTGCAACTGTGACTTGCGTCCGGCGGCGCTCGGCAGTAGCCTGACTTTCAAACGGCTTCTCCTTCATCTCGGGGTGGCGCAGGGCTTTCGCCCGTACATCTTCGCAGGTTTCATGGCAGAATGCCACAGCGCTCAACCGATCTTGATGCCCAGCCCTTCGAGGAACTTCGTCGGCTTCTCGCCGCCGATCAGCGCAAAGATGTAATCGTTCTTCAAGCGTTCTTTCTCCTCGTTCGAGCGCGAATCAACGAGGATGACTTCGTCGGCCTTGATCTCTTTGATGGCCCGCCGAACCAGCATCTTGATCTTGCCGGCATCGATGCAGTCATAGAGGTTCATCTTATTGCCGAGCTTCAAGTCGCCTTTCAGGTCGCTGCGCACCAGCAGGGTCACTTCGTTGTCGCGAGTGAAGGTGATCTGGTCGCCGTCGCGCTTGAATCCCGACAGGTCAACCGCCGCCTCGATGGCCGAGTTGCCAGCGCCGACAATGATACAGCGCTTGCCTTTATAATCGTCCGGGTCAGAGAGTTTGTACTTGACCTTCGAGTCGTCGAAGGCCGGGCGCACCCGCGACGGGAACGGGCTGCCGCACTTGGGGCAGAACTGCTGATTGCCGGTGCGCGACGTGCCGCACTTCGGGCAGTGCTTGGCGACGATGGGTTCTGCCGGCACGGGAATCTTCATCTCTTCGCCGGGGACGCGCAGCTTCTGCGGCGTGCCGCG belongs to Blastocatellia bacterium and includes:
- a CDS encoding 3',5'-cyclic-nucleotide phosphodiesterase, giving the protein MKVRLLPSAAGRKSQLQALTSFLINDCLAVDAGSLGFALKPEEMGQVHCVIITHAHSDHTASLPIYVAEAYTVLEGPVVIYGLEPVVEALKEHVFNDQIWPDFRNILLPASDQPTIEFRVLVPHETVEIAGLRVTPIPVNHVVPNAGLIVEDDDAAVLFTSDTYCTDELWAAAKERSHLRAVFVDVSFPNELGWLAEASKHLTPELLASELGKLGRDVEVFAVHIKPTNRQEVIRQLGELQMLKVGVGEIDRVYEW
- a CDS encoding adenylate/guanylate cyclase domain-containing protein → MASKLIVTDTRTNQSFDFQLTRAEIRIGRAGDRSDLVLDDGQVSRAHALIKRTANGYTLVDLESANGTWINDQRVKEKPLSNGDKFTISKYNFEFKLGGDTTSINYENQAIGGTVFMRKPDELAGSVPKLDRTALGAADPSGQSLYTYIETLRKKAETLSRLYELNQMLSGDFALDAIFKKVSEMVFRLTPADRFLVLLRDADSGGLDRIATEFRNPARATAGEISISRTVVDRVLQERISLLSLDTTLDQRLVAAQSIIMHNIRSVMCAPLLGRTGALGVIYVDCTEPMKILREDDLDLLNAVAAEASIAVDNAITHKQLVREELARAKYRRFMAPHVVDEILKNPDALNLGGTNSCVTMLFSDVRGFTTMSEDLEPDKVVQILNEYFADMTPIVFEHRGMLDKYMGDGLMALFGVPLQCADAATNAVAAAVAMQRRMAAVNRDLRTMGMSDIAIGIGINTGTVTVGYIGSEERTDYTAIGDAVNLAARLEKQAQAGQIIISRSTRDIIGDDFPVRPAGEVYVKGKAHVVQIFEVLWNEAQTRTRHTDPLK